The region TGTAAACGCTGAACTGGCGAAATTAAACCTTCCGATGGCAACTGCAAATGATAACTCACAAACCCATAGTATTGTCCCGCAAGTCTCTATAGGTTCGCACAGGAAGTACAAACTTATATTAAAAGGTATGGACAACGATGTGAATGCGATGACACTCGGTGAGTTTCGTCACGGTGCTGGTGTTGGATACAAAAACGTCGTTGCATTAACACTCGGCACGGGCGTAGGCGGGGGCGTTGTGATTGACGGACAGGTTTACCATGGAAGTCAGAATACTGCGGGGGAACTTGGACATACTGTCGTCGAACCCGATGGACGTTACTGTGGGTGTGGGAATCAGGGTTGTCTTGAAGCGTATGCTGGCGCGAAAAACATCGTCGAAAGGACGCTGGAGAAAATAGAAGCAGGACGATCTACGATTTTAGCCAAAGCCGTAAAAGATGAAATAGCACTAACACCACGGCAAATAGCCGAGGCGGCACAGGCAGGGGACAAAGTCGCAATGGAGATTTTCGCTGAAACAGGGCGATATATAGGCATTGCCCTCACCTCAATAGCGCACATTCTCAACCCACAAATCGCAATTATCGGGGGCGGTATAGCGGAAGCTGGTGAAAAACTTCTCTTTGAGCCCATCCGTGCTGAACTTTCCAAACGTGCTATGGATATTCCAGCGCGGATGAAGATCATAAAGGCACATCTGGGAAACGAGGCAGGCATTGTGGGTGCTGCGATGCTCGCCCTTGAAAGTGAGAAGCCAGCATTGTAGCACGAGGGATTCGGAGTTATAAACGCCTCCTACAAAATGCCACGGAGATCACAATGAAAAATAAGATACATCTATTACGAACTTTTAATCCTCAGCATGAGAATCGAGAGAACGCGAAAACCGTAAACTTGTTTCGGGTATCTATCTTAAAAATTTTAGTAGTACTCTGTTTATCACTCATCCCCTTGAGCTGCTCGAAGGTCCCAGAGGTTCCAGATTTTCTCAAAGATACCTTCCAGCCAGAAATGATTGTCCCTGTGTTTGACCCAGATGCGCATATCATGCCCCAGACGGGCACTGTTGGTTATGTCAAAAAGGGCGTCAAAGCAATGGCAGTGCCACTCAACGATGTAAAGGCGGTTGATGCATTTGGTATCTTTATCTACAATGGAACCGACCACTGGATCTCCTTCAAAAAAAAGGATTGCCAGATGCTTGATGGCACTGGAAACGTTACGAAGCCGATCGATAAATCACAGGAATCCTTTTATCTGAAAAAGAACTTCAGACCGAAACTGCCCCCCGAATTCGGTGCAGAAGTGTTCCGATGGGATAAGACTATTAGAATACAAGGCGGGCCAGCAGTACTCCCCAGAGAAGACCTTGAGAAAACAACCGTGATGCCCGGACAATACGCGAGGTTCTTCCTCTATTTCCGTAAGCGGAGTATTAAATATAGCAGCTTGCGAATTATTGTGCCAAGAGTCACGAGTGATTTCAATGAACAGCAATCAACTTTCGTTTTCAAATTTAAAGTGCAGCGGGGTTAAATACCCATACACGAAGCGGAAATTCCGAGAAAAAGTTGCGAAGTGTGCTAAAGTTGGGAAATTTCAAAGTGTACGAAAGTTTCAATGCCTCACTTTACGGACTTTAGAACATTTTACAGGCTGCCTTTGCCTGCTCCTCCTTGTGTTCTGTTTGAGTTGCACCCTACCCGAAGGCGAAATCGCGCAGCCGATCGAAATACTCCCCTCGAACCGTGAACGGCAGGCTCCCCTTATATTGGGTATTCGTTACATTGAAACGCTCGGTAGGACCGGGCAGGGAGCAGGCGAATTTCGGACCCCATTGGGGCTTACAGTAGATGAGGAAGGCAGAATCTACGTCGCCGATGCCGGGAACAACCGGGTGCAAGTGCTTGACGATGCTGGAAATTATATCATAGAATTCGGAAGTCGTGGATGGCAGACAGGAGAGTTCGATCACCCCACAGATGTAGCGTTGAGTTTTCAAAGAAGGTACCGGCTCTATGTAGCTGACACGGGCAACAATCGGGTGCAATACTGCAATCTCGTTGACCGTATCTTTTATTCACTCAGTGAGCGCGCAGATGATGTCCTCCTTGACCGTCCCGAAGGGATCGGTATCGGACGAAATGGTGAAGTTTATGTCGTTGACACAGGCAATCACCGCTGGATTGAATTCAATGTCGCAGGTGTGCCAGTTGTGACGCGAGGAAGTTTCGGGAGCGGCAGTGAACAACTCTGGAACCCAATAGATCTCGATGTTGATGCCCACGGAAATGTTTACATCGTTGATACTGGCAATCATCTCATAAAAAAATACGACTTCAGCGGTAACCCAATTGACAGGTGGGGTGGCGAAGGCGACGCACTTGGACAACTGCGGGAACCGAAGTGTATCACCTTAGACGAATGGAATTATCTCTATGTAACTGACAGCGGCAACCGGCGTGTTCAAGTGTTTGCACCTGATGGTAGAAGCATCACAGAATTCAGTGCCCCCGCGCTTCAGGAACCCGTGGGCATCGCTGTCTCGAAAACCGGACGTGTCTTTGTGAGTGATGCCGAAGCGAATGACATAAAGGTGTTCCAAGTTTTTCGTAAAAAATAGCCGTCGGCTATCAGCTATCGGCATTGTCCCGCAGGTCTTCCACACGCGGCTTGCGTGAAGAGCGTTCCGATGCACATCAGACATCTCTTGCTGAAAGCCGAAAGCCGAAGGCTGATGGCTGTTCTTGTTTCTTTCTGTTTGTGTATGCTACCGCGTCCCGGTAGTACAGTGTTTTTGTTTGCGGGTTTCCTTCCTAACGACGAAGCCAATATTCTTGAACTTCCCACCTTTTCCGTCCTTCAGAAAACAGAGTCCTTTGAACTGAAAGCAGAAGCGCAAGACTTTACGGTGAAGTATCCACCAATCCTTCCAAACAGCGAACAGGTAACCGACGCAAATGGAAAAGTGCTCGTGCGAGGTATAGACTATCAGATTGATTTCTATTTGGGTACAATTACTTTAGATAAACCCGCAACTGCCGATCCACCTACAGATAAACCGTCCAAACTTAAGATAACCTACCGGACGCTACCATTTGCCATTAAACAGGTCTATAAACGCGACCTTTACGGAGCAGAAATCAGTGCTCAGGAATCAGCGGTTGACAATCAGCAAGACGAGGGCACTCCACCTGAAAACCTCTTTGATGAAAGTCGAGTGCAGCCTGCTGATAGCCAGTTAGAAGTGTCTGGCAGTCAGACATTCGGTGTTTCAGTTGGAAGTGGGCGTGGCGTGTCCCCGAATCAAGAGCTCCGCGTCAATGTAGGAGGTAAAGCCTCTGAAAATATAACCGTCTTGGCGCTCCTATCCGATCAGGATCTGCCTATCCAACCCGAAGGTACAACCGAAAATATTCAAGACATCGATCAGAAATTGATTCGTATTACGCATCCGAACATGCGGGGAACCTTAGGAGACTTTGAAGGGTCGCTCGGGGCATCGGAGTTCATTTTCTTTCCACGGGCATTAGAAGGTGTGCAGGTTGAAGGCGATTTCAAGTGGGTGGACTTTCATTTCATTCCGACTGCCATTCCAAAGGGGCAGTCTACAAGTTTAGTCCTGCGCGGTGAGGAAGGACGCAGTGAATATCGGCTCACAGTTGATGGACAATACGTCATTGTGAAAGCGGGCAGTGAAATCGTCTGGCTGAACGGTGAAAGGATGCGGCGCGGCGAAAACAACGATTACATTATCCGTGAATATGGAGACCCAATCGTCGAATTTAACAGCAAACATCTCATAACGAGCAACGATGTGATTCGGATCGATTTTGAATACATCCCAGAAGATCGGGCGTATCAACAGAATCTTTACGGACTCAGTAGTATCTTCACACTGCCGGGTGAACGATTAACTGTCGGAGCGTCCTACGCTGTTGAGGCAGATTTGAATCAACCTGAACAGACGCTAATCAAGTTTGAAAATGTAGAACTCGAGGCACTTCGCCAAAACATCCTTAATCCGAAGGAGAACGAATCTCCTCTCATACCCCCACAAAAACTTACTGTATGGGGACTGGAGAGTCGTCTGAACATTACAGAACAGGCGTGGATTCAAGGCGAACTCGCCTATAGTAATCTTGATAAAAATACCTACTCTACTGTCGATCGGAAGGAAGTGAGTCGGGCGTGGAAACTGATGGGTTATGCTGACTGGGACTTTGCGACATGGACCGACCAACTGCGTCCGAAACTGACCACAAACCTTGACATACGGTCAATGGATGCCGACTTCGTACCTGTCGGTGCCTCAAGCGGCAACCGGTCCCGCTCTCGTTATGAAACACAATACGCCAAAGAGGGTTTTGATGATGCATTCCTGCTCAACACTGCAGGTAGTCCACGAATTTCCCAAGACGAGAGAACCATGAACTTCGACCTTCGAATGATTCCAACAGATTGGTTAGAGGTCGACGCGGGAGTCGGTAGGAGCGAAGAGAGAGACCCAGAACGCAAAGAAACCGTTCAGGAAGCAACCGCGACCACAGATGAAGCAGCGATTTTACCAACTGCAAACGCAACTATCCGCAACAATTTCAACTGGGGTGTCAATTTCAATCGACGTTCAGGCAGTGGCCGGGTAAGCCCAACCTTCACATCTGTGGGAGGGAACCCCGATTCCCGACTGCCTATAGTTGGACAGGAAAGGAATCCGGTAGGAGGAGCGGAAACACCGAAGCAAAAACACTCCGATTCCCGACAAAGCATCTCTACAGGAGCGCAGCTCCTGAAGAGATTGCCGAATCTCCGTTGGGATGACTACCGTAGTAGTTCCCGGACAGAGGGCGCAGATGCAACAAGGGCACAATCACTACAGAAGGCTCGTCAAGAAGGTAATCTGTCGTATCCGCTCGGTCCCTTCAGAATTTTGGGAACACTCGGAAGAGTCGAGTCAAACGAGGCGCGTAATGCTATGCTCAACCGAAAGCGAAACCGCGCAACAGGACGTGTTGATCTCGCTGATTTCAAATGGGTATCTTTGAACACCAGTTATGAGCTTGAGGAGGCTTTTGCGAAGGAACCGTTGCTTACTGTCGATGACGACCCTATCGGTTTGTCGGATTGGCAGCGGAACACCACAGCACGCACTTGGAAGGTCGGTATCCTTTCACAACAACAATCCTTTCTCAACGGAGGTGTGAATCTGACCGCAAACATTGCGCGTCGGATGCTGAAAGCACACACCGATCTCGGGGCAGATACAACAACACAACTTGCCGATGTCAATCTCCAACTCACACCACTCAGTCGGGCGATTGATATAGAAATCGCTTATGAATTAGATAAAAAACTGACGAGTCAACGCCGCGAGATCTATACCGACATTCACCCACACACCGGTGTTCTGCTCCAACCCGGCGAAGGATACTACGTGAAGTTAGACGATCTGCACTACGTAGAGGATCCCGAAGAAGGCACCTACATCAAAATCTATCAAAATGTAGGGGATAAACCCACAACGGCAGTAGATGCAGAATTCCGAGTCCGTTTTCAACCCCGCCAGTTTTTCGCACGGCGTGCCAGAGCAAGACAACAACAGCAACGCGAGTCAATGTTGAAGCGTGACAGTTTGCGTCCAACTCGGTCGCCATCTATGGATCAAGAATCCGTAAATCCACAAGCCCGTAACGGAGTGGAGGGCGACTCGAAAACAAAAACCGCCAAAGTTCCAAGCCGCGAGAGTTATCTGCAAGGTGAAATTAAAAAATCTCGTTTAGAATGGTTCCTAAATGCTCTCAGGGGACAAACGCGGTTGTGGTTGACCGAAGAGCAGGAGGTCGAGGATGCCGTATCGCTCTATCTGCTCCAAAGTCTACAAGGCTCAGAAACGCTTTTTGGACGATTGAACCAGCACCATCGGTTTGAATTCTCGCCCTCACCAGCATTCAGTTTCGAGTTTAATCTGCGTGCTGGTGAGACACTCAATCGGCGGATTAATAACCAAGAACGTCACAGACGACACCGAACTTATGATGTTGGTCTCTCCGTGAACTCAACGCAACGCATGTCCCTCGGTGTGAACTGGGAACAACGCCGAGAGACCGAGAAATACAGGCAATTTCAGTTGGAAGAACTCGCGCAGGAAACAGCGGTTATGCCGGACAAGGGAGAACTTCCATCAACCCCTATTTCAGACCTACGCCAATTTGAGCAGACAACTGAATTAAGCCTCCGGTATGAACTGAATAGTTCTCTGCGCTGGAGCGGTATCGGCGGATATAACCGGACAATTGACGAGGAGCAACTCGATGAGGAGCCCGAAGCCAGGACGCGAACCTTCTTTTATGAAAATCGCATCACATATAGTCTCATCGGCAAGGGACGCATTGATGTCAACTATAAACTCGGTTATGGTGAGAGTACCGGTGGTATACCCTTTGCGCAATATACTTTCTACGAAGGCATTAGCCACGAAGTCCGCACAACCGCAGATTACAGATTACGAAAGTTCACCGATCTCCTGTTTCGACTCAATTACCGCCTGCTCTCCACAAAGCAACGGAAACCCGAACACCGTCTGGAAATGACAGTCAGTGCTGAGCTCTAATGTCATCCGATGAGCCAGAAACGGGTTTATTGCCTCTGCTGCATTTGCGTCATCATTGACATCATTTGTATAAGCTGCTTGAAGTCCCCGAGGTCAATGAACAGTTTCGCACTGATGTTCCTGTCCCGTCTTTTGGCGGAAAAACCGATACTATAATTCTCTGGCAGGCTCATGAATATCCCCGCAACTAATTGGAGCGCTGCTGCGTTATCCGGATCCACCCTTCTCAATATCGGCAGAGAGTTTTTAGCAGCGATAGCTGGGGACATTGCACAGAAAATGTTGCTGTCAGTCCCTAATTTTTCAACGAGTTTCTGATAACTCGGATGCTCAGGAAATTTCGCCTCGTTTCCCGCCTTCCTATCAAGTGCCATTTGAATCGCTTCTGGACCCGTACCCGTTGCGAAAAGGAGCTGCCCCTCCGTAAATGCATAATACCAATGCCATTTGGTAGGCACAAAATCAGAGACTTCTTCTGGTAATTCCTCTGGAAGTGCCACCTTGAGATCAGGAAAGATGTAACTTTTAATCTCAACTCGGTTGTGCATTATTGACTTACCCACATGAACGTCTTGACTCTTGAGGTGTTCCAGAAATACCTCATCCATATAGACCTTGGCAGCTTGTTCATCTTTCAATTCATAAATGAACAGATAAGCCGGTAGATGCGTATCCTCAAAACCGTAAGAAACACTCCATCGATCTGCAAGAGATTCATGAAAATCTTTCACCTGTTTGAGGAGTAAATCTTGCTGTGCTTGTTGTTCTGGCGTTTTGGGAAAAGTATCTAACCAGAGTCTGCTCAGCTCAACCAGCAACTGTGGGCAACCTTGAACGGCACCATTCATAGCTGCGCGATTCGGGAGTTCATTGAGGAAGGTTAATTCACCAGACCTTTCTTCCAAGACTTTCAGAAATTCGCTATCACTTCTGAATTGCACGGACGGTTTAATCTGCACACCGGTTCCCTCTACCTCAAGCCGGACGTTTATTGATCGCAACTGCTCAATGCCTCCTATTTCCTCTCCGGGTATTTCTTCAAGGAAGGATGCAATTGATTTGGATATCGGATCCCCATCTTGGAGAGCATTTACTATTGATTCCAATTCTTCTTCAGGCAGACCGTCGAAGGTAGCAATAATAGCTTCAACATCAACGCAAACTCCTACCTGATCGTCACCTCCCAAAACATCTGTAAGAAAAGTAGCATAATTTGGGTTCTGCGTGATAGTTTGACCCGCCCCGTTATAGGTGTCAATAACGTTCTCACAAAACCCCATAGGCATTGAAAAAGCGAAAGTATTCTCCAAAATAGCGAAACTCTGATTACCTTCTGTAGCATTCCAATAGGTTACGCCTTTATATTCTGTGGGTGTGCCGCCCTCGGCTTCAATCATCTGTTTCATTGCCGAAGGGTGTGTTAGATGCCCGAGTGCCGAGAGGTGCAGTGGCTGCAAACTGGTAATGAAGACCGCGAAATCTCGGTTCAAATCCAACCCGATTTCTTCAAAATCGGCTAAACTTTCAAACTCGTCTCCGAAAATACTCTTCAAAATCTGCATAGATACGTCGGGAACCTCGGTTTGAGGGGAAAGCTCAGTTGCTATTATATTAATTCTGTTATCCAATTCCAACAGACTCGGACAGTAGATAACACCTAATGTTTCTTCAGGAATTAGGTTCAGAACACTATCTTCTGAAACAATAACTGGTGCCCTTTCAGATTGTTGAGAAGGTGTATCTACAGATGTTTGTTCGGACCCCTTAGATGAATCTTGCGCGGCTTCTACCACATTGAAAGTGGCAAATTGAAGGCTCATCAGAAGTATCAACACAGTGGAGTATAAGGGTAAACATCTCTTTAACATTGCTTTCTCCTTAGGAATGTAGGACTCGTGGCACTATGTCCTGTTTTTGGTTCACTTATCCCATTTGTTTGATAAATTCCGCCGTTTGTCAATGAAGACTTTAATTGTTAAGTGACGCAAATTGCTGATGAAAGGATTGCATAAATCCAGAAAAAATGCAAAAATATATCTGCAATTCAGAGTGTGTAAGTGATTCTACTGATACGTGTTGGTGGGTTTACCTTTTGTAAAATAAGCGGGGAGAAACGGCGGAATGAAAAGACTACTGGCTCAGCAGAGGTTGTGGCGGTTCACTATGAATCTGTGTACTACATTATCTCAACGTGGGTCTATAGAGATTTTCGCGACAAAAGAGTTGACTTTCCCTTCCCCGCTGAACAAATTACCGGTAGCCCCTAACTTAAAATGTGTGCCTTTATCAA is a window of Candidatus Poribacteria bacterium DNA encoding:
- a CDS encoding ROK family protein, which codes for MEYSIGVDLGGTDIKAGLVSLTGDISCRVVLPTDVEVGGPKVVAARIAEAVRQVLVKAINPKKEEGQQSVLTAESRKPKAIESEIWIGLGAPGLIIAETGVIHFSPNFPGWRDIPLVDYVNAELAKLNLPMATANDNSQTHSIVPQVSIGSHRKYKLILKGMDNDVNAMTLGEFRHGAGVGYKNVVALTLGTGVGGGVVIDGQVYHGSQNTAGELGHTVVEPDGRYCGCGNQGCLEAYAGAKNIVERTLEKIEAGRSTILAKAVKDEIALTPRQIAEAAQAGDKVAMEIFAETGRYIGIALTSIAHILNPQIAIIGGGIAEAGEKLLFEPIRAELSKRAMDIPARMKIIKAHLGNEAGIVGAAMLALESEKPAL
- a CDS encoding NHL repeat-containing protein — protein: MSCTLPEGEIAQPIEILPSNRERQAPLILGIRYIETLGRTGQGAGEFRTPLGLTVDEEGRIYVADAGNNRVQVLDDAGNYIIEFGSRGWQTGEFDHPTDVALSFQRRYRLYVADTGNNRVQYCNLVDRIFYSLSERADDVLLDRPEGIGIGRNGEVYVVDTGNHRWIEFNVAGVPVVTRGSFGSGSEQLWNPIDLDVDAHGNVYIVDTGNHLIKKYDFSGNPIDRWGGEGDALGQLREPKCITLDEWNYLYVTDSGNRRVQVFAPDGRSITEFSAPALQEPVGIAVSKTGRVFVSDAEANDIKVFQVFRKK